Part of the Plasmodium vinckei vinckei genome assembly, chromosome: PVVCY_13 genome, tacataattttaaagaaaataataaaaaatttttgaaGAACGTAACAGATATACCAATTGGTGGGaatataacaaatttatCTCATATAATaccatttaaaaaaggCAACTTGATAAATactgaaaataatttacgTAGTGatattattgttaataGTACATTGCCATATCCATATTATGATAACAAAagtaattatttaaaaaacgaATTAGATTATTGCAATATACCTGATACATTTAAATCATCTTCTATTGTTGGTGCAAATTATAACACCGTCAATTTGtataatgataattatttagAAGCTATTAACAAAGAGAAtttgaaattttttatgaataataatttgaatataCCCGAGAAGAATTTCAATAATTACACTAACAGTTTTAACCCATATCTGGCTGGTAATTACAATAGCTACACTTTGcctacatataataatagtaatttTAGCAGCAATTTGATCAGTCCTActagtaataatattgatttatatgggaataataattcattaaTTAAGGAAAATTTTACCGCAGCTCActcaaattttaataatatagaaaataagtATAAAGACATAGAAGCATATAGTAAGCCTTTACATGAATTATATAGCAATCCATATATAACGAATGAAATGGACTTtacaaatatgtataatagtTATACACCAATAGACAATAATAGCACCAAAAATGTTATTGATAATTCAAATTACATAATTAATGGAAGTACATCATTACCTATGTCAACTTTAGGGGCATCTAATTTTGGAGTTACAGGCGTTGGAAATgtttatgataataaaataaatttagatatgtataatagtaatggtcagcatattaataatgaatCTAGTAATTGTATGATTAAGGAACCTACAGTAGAAAtcgaaaataaattattaaagcCTACAAATACGATATTGGAAAATGAAGTGAGAAAAAATGATGTTACAATATCTGAAAAAGTTAGTTCGCACACTGACTATTCCAGAGCAACTCACAGTTCCCATGttgttgataaaaaaatagtgcATGAAGGATTtgaaacaataaaaattccCAAGTACCGTGAAGTAGAAATAGTTGAAAAAATTGTCGAGGTTCCAGTAATACATAAAGTTAACAAATATgtgaataaatatgaaattaaAGAAGTAGAAAAGGTAGTAAAGAAGCCAATTAACAAATATGTTGAAACTAAAATAGAAGTACCTGAATTACACTTTCGAGACAAAATAGTCGAAGTTCCTGAGTTGCAAGAAATTGTAAAGGTTGTAGAAAAGGAAGAGGTGAAAGAAAGACTTGtatataagaataaaattgaaacaaaaataataccaAAGTATATTGAAGTTcctgtaataaaaatagtcgACAAATATGAAAGTTATGATGATATAGGGGAAGTTATAAAAACAGTACCAGTAAAGAAGATAGTGGAAATAccaaatgaaataataaaaaaagttaaagttcctgttaaaaaaataattgaagAACCGAATTATGTTccaataattaaatatcgAGATATTCCAATAGAAAAGATTAGATATGTTCCTAAAGTGCAAACAATTGaattagtaaaaaatattccaaAAATTATAGATATTCCAGTTCCAGTAAAAGTTcctaaaataaaaataatagataAACCagtatacataaataaatatgttgaTAGACCTGTAGTTGTACCAGTTTCAAAAACAATTAAGCCCGTATATAAGTATGAAGGTAAAAAGGTGATAGAAATACCTATACATAAACCTTACATTGTTACACATGATACAATTGTTCCTAGGTATGTTGAAAATGATATGCGTAGTGGTAGACGGGAAGTATATGCTCGAAAATTAGACATAAATTCATTGAATCCAATAATTAgaaatgaattatttaatagagtaaataaaaataacttcAACTTACAAAGATCAATGAGTGCAAGTAATCTTAtgggaaatataaaatatggtgGTGATATTTGCTATTCATCtaacaatataaattttaatggaataaataaaattgatagGAATAATATGTCGTCAAaccaatattataaaatagatTTCGATAAAAATTGTGATTTTTCTTATAACCCAGGTGTACGAAATAATATGAGGCAAGTTCCAAGAAGCATGTCtcgaaataataataggcatagtaataaaaattcaaatggATTACAATTTACGAAAAGTTtgaatagtaataataaaataggtATGAGTAATAATGGGGCATTTaacttttcaaaaaatgtttgTCATTCGAGTAACCCAATAAAAGGgatgaataataatagtaacgGTGTTTCTACgtttaatttaaaagaaataattgtCAAAGGTAGGAATAGAAGTGGAATGACAAGAAATGGTTTAAATTCATCGAATAGATTACACAGTGGGAAACAGTTGAATTTTGATCGCAATTCTCAATTTCAAAAAAGTAAGGGAAACAATAATtatggatatataaatgatatgaAAAACGAATTTAAGAATAAAGaacaattatataagtACCAATCAGGTAGTCgagaaaatataagaagTAATGATTACAGaagtttaaataattcCAATAGTATACCACCCTCAAGAAACTTAAGTCCTAGTGTCGGATCAGTTGATGGAATTAGCACATATGTTGTTGAATATTTAGGAGATgatgaaagaaaaattagCGACCGTAGTTTTActaatgaattaaataacATGGGAGAAAATATAGGTAGTAATTATTCTTTTAGTGGTGATATGCGTAGATAGGGAAATGAGTAAATTTTCTAGTTCATAGAGAAGAATAGAAAGacgtgaaaaaaaaaaatgaaaaacaattttagaaatattatgaCATGTTAAGTGGCAGTtgtttaaatatgtatattgattttttttttatcatcattaGAATGAATTGTGTGTGAAATTGAGTTTCTTTTAGTCcgtttatttcattaattttatgaTTTTAGTAAGGTTTGGAAAGAACAAGATGGTGTTAAAATTATTGTGGTTTAATTTGTTTGgtagtatatattttattttgtttatgtGTCAGTTTATCATATTGTATAATTAAAacgttttatttatttattgtgTGGTAAAACAACATGTATAAAAACCTTTTCTTTActttatttactttttgaggataataatatgtgtatacatttaattatatataatacagagatattcaacatttttacattgatttttttcctttgtGCCAAGTAGGGGTGTAgtacttttatttattaacttTAATTCATTACTAACTAAttgtgaatatataaatatagaaaataaatcgATACTATATTCGATTGAGATtcgaaaaattaaataatttcaaaaagaaaaaatggttagcctttttaaaaaataaaattactaacgaaaaaaaattattatgtaatttttttttacacataagatattatttatgctaagactatttttttaatatattgtatatgagaaaatatattgaaagGGTGTATATATTTCGACTTGCGTAAATAATGGGAAAAATGTTTAGcttaataatttgtattgtataataaaattaagtaatattttaaaaaggttgatataatatataaattgataattttatgttaaaaatttagtagttatttataagtgtaaaaagaataatttaATGTGCCTGAAATATTGGGATTTGTGTAGCaatgatatataaatataaaaaaaattaatttattggttaaatttattattttttacgtTATAGATTTTTAaggatgaaaaaaatttcaaaGTACATTGCTATTAttgctattttatttttagctCGATTTCTATGTattaaggaaaaaaaaacaggtacgattttttttttttgatttttatctatatataattaaattagtGTGAGTCTAcatgaaataatttttaatataaattttgattaaaatttattattacatatattttttattatatataatttaagaTAATTTAcgattatttattatttcttttttttgctttatcaaatatattacaatgagaaaattaatatttttaatcgTTATAGTGTTATCCTTTTTAGGATTAATAGAAAGTAGAGGTAGAAATTCGAATAGGAAttctaaaataaataagctACCAGTAATTAAAGATtctacaaaattaataagtATTATAGATAAAACACCTAAAAAGCAATATATAACTTATATTTACCATAGTTCTATTTGCTCTTATTGCTCTTTAATAATGGATGCTTTAGAAGGTAATGAGCATGTTGAAATGGTAGATATGGATGAAGATAGTAAATTAGAGGATTTGATAAAAACCGATAAACCTATTGttgttatattaaaaaatataaataaggaAGATTCAGTTGAGAGAAGTAAATTTTATCATGAGTTACAAACAAAAGGAGGTAAACTTCGTGTGCCTGCTTTAGAAATAGATAATCACATAATGTATGAGTCTCAAGAGATATTAgcattttataaacatttacttagtaaatttgaaaattgaataatataaattaattatataattaatatgtttataaattatatttgtaatgGGTTGATAAAACAAGAAAGAAATTTCAAccgaataaaaaatggtgaTTTTTTTGaggatataataaatggcTGAAATGCGAgaacaataaaatttattacacATTACAgaattaaacaaattataacatattaatattattattttttagtatataagataaagaaaaaaaatgaaataaattcagttttaagtaaatataaatgaagatTATTAAAAGTGTGTACTattttatgcataaatattGGTACATTTCTTATTAttccaattttttaattttattgattttttgtatagttgattattaattaaaacttttgttataaatttaattattaaaataaaatcaaaaaaatacatatatatataatataagtattaattttaatgtatATTTGGTACTACCATTGTCTACATTGCTATAGACAATtagtttattaaaaattatttataatgtttAAGGAAGTAgtatatactatatatatgggtgagtattatttttttcaattcaTTATGTTGTGTTAATTgcgcatatatatatttttttgtatatttttttgtatatttttttgtatatttttttaaataataacgGTCATATGttgttatttttctttcaaGAGTTGTTAACTtgatatttaaaaaaacaatttttttaaatgataaattttatatatttataataaaaacaataattaCATTTTGTTAAGGAAATGAGGATGtgtgtataaaatatttgcatTCATTGGTCATTTTTCCAATTTTGTTGTTctcaaaatttaaaaaaataacaagttttactaaaaaaatatagggTTTCAAAGGTTATGAAGGGATTACACACACATATGCATAGTGTGAAAAAGTAAAACTTTCAACAATACAcggaataaataatgtaggGTTAAAAGGAgagataaatattttataggGAATATCCAAAACAAATTGattatataagaaaaaatgaaataaatatgttaaaaaaataaattaatttagaATGTTGTAGAAATTCTTTACCAtccatatttatcatttgttGTTCGTCGCTTATTGTGATTAACcttttgtaatatttcatattctttttcaaCAGCTTCTTTGGCTAGCCAATTTATTTGATGTTTTcgtttttgattttttccatgaataataactttatcaaatgtattatttgttGGGTTGTAaacttttgtttttatgtcatattttttactttttttttcttcttctacAATTGTAGGTTTCCaatcttttaatatttctttttgatttattactggaatatttttaaattcggcattaatttttttattatcttttgaaaaatattgattattaaataatttatcgaaatttttatttacatttatttggGAGGTATTATTTGTTGGTTGAGGGTAGTTGGGGAAGGTTGAATGGTAATTTGTACTATACATTGTATTGTAGTAGTTGTTATAATTTGCTTGGTAGTTTTGAAggtaattattatttgcaaAATTTGTGGGGTAATTATAATCTTGGTATAGCATATTAGTAGGATAATTTTGATATGcattgtttatattattgaGTGGCATTGCCATTggcatattattataatttatcatatgattttgatttattttatgtgtTTCTTTATTGGGACTAGGATTGGTggttgtatttttttcttcgtttattttattatgttcatgattttttaattttgtatcaTCTTTGattgaattattttgatttgtTTCTTCTATAGTACTTTTGTTTGTATCTTCATTAtgctttttattattactgtACATATCATGATCAGAGTTTTGAATATCATCACTACTTTCTCCATCTTCACTATCTTCACTACTACTTGCTGTGTTTTTAGTTTGAggattaattttttcttcgcTTGGTTCTACTTGATCATTTTGTTCATCACTGGAATCATAATATGCCAATAAGttttctaaatttttttttgattcaatattatttggcTGTTTTGTAATGAATTTCGTAATTTCTGTTTGCTTTATTATGTCTTCATGGGTATTTATAACTTTTGTTTGGCTTATCTTTtcaatatcattttttttaggtGACTCTTCctgtttcttttttaaattattttcttctttaatttgtttattttctaatttattttctgattggttttcatttttttgagtTTTGTCAGTTTTCTTTCCACGCTTAGCCatacttcatttttttttaattaaaaataggatatttaaatatttatgaaatacTTTTTAGTTCATAtttatggaaaatataattacagatatggaaaaaaaatatatattttttatataataactttgataaaatttaaatatatttttttataattatatgtatgGATATTTCAGTAGgtatatcatatttatatgcgattaaatttttatgggTATTTGTTTTGCATAAAAATAGGATTGATGATTAAGCACATgacatacatatttttcttttttttaggATTCTCtattaatttgaaaaataaaattattgtaCACTTATGAGattgttgtttttttttttgatcaGCTTGTTTAtggattatatatttttatcttttttggTGTAtgttttttctatttttgtgttataatgtttttaaaattgcttttgtttttcacaattaatatttgttttatatacacaaaatgtaattcatattatataagaagaaaattttttgaaaatttatttttcttaagttataattcaaacaatttaaataactttgatataaatggtagtaagaaaataaaagctCTTGGTAAAAAGAGAGacttttttacaaaattaaaaagtaaGGAATATAATGAAAGATATCAAAATGgtagaagaaaatataaacatgtaGATAAGAAATTTCCAgcgtgtttttttttagctaATGAAGGGGAATTAGATAAGTTGGATACACAATATGATGATCAGAACAGTGGTAAATGTTTTTATGTTCctgtaaaatataaaaataaagggTGTAGCTTAAATCGAAACAGCCGAATTTGTTCAGCAACATTTGATAGTATTTTTAAagataattttaatgaaaatgatagactaaaaaaaagtgaattAATATCAATTTTAGCATGTATATGTACAAATATAGTAAttcaatatttaaaaatcaaagaagaaaaaaaaacagaaaaTTTTGATTACTCCTTTGATTAT contains:
- a CDS encoding inner membrane complex protein 1f, putative, coding for MLKNTIKTNRTKREESRALLEKKLSKDSVTSTKFCDSSEDREEDSNSSSNINLNILKKSNTKISNVDNTDSFVRNSKSHLKNFSAKSNKKNSYKINKVTEFNKDNNTVSYNNIKQGDLKREDINLGDNIIYNKIENNFGVYSGKPQEGISNQIQSENQAIHNFKENNKKFLKNVTDIPIGGNITNLSHIIPFKKGNLINTENNLRSDIIVNSTLPYPYYDNKSNYLKNELDYCNIPDTFKSSSIVGANYNTVNLYNDNYLEAINKENLKFFMNNNLNIPEKNFNNYTNSFNPYLAGNYNSYTLPTYNNSNFSSNLISPTSNNIDLYGNNNSLIKENFTAAHSNFNNIENKYKDIEAYSKPLHELYSNPYITNEMDFTNMYNSYTPIDNNSTKNVIDNSNYIINGSTSLPMSTLGASNFGVTGVGNVYDNKINLDMYNSNGQHINNESSNCMIKEPTVEIENKLLKPTNTILENEVRKNDVTISEKVSSHTDYSRATHSSHVVDKKIVHEGFETIKIPKYREVEIVEKIVEVPVIHKVNKYVNKYEIKEVEKVVKKPINKYVETKIEVPELHFRDKIVEVPELQEIVKVVEKEEVKERLVYKNKIETKIIPKYIEVPVIKIVDKYESYDDIGEVIKTVPVKKIVEIPNEIIKKVKVPVKKIIEEPNYVPIIKYRDIPIEKIRYVPKVQTIELVKNIPKIIDIPVPVKVPKIKIIDKPVYINKYVDRPVVVPVSKTIKPVYKYEGKKVIEIPIHKPYIVTHDTIVPRYVENDMRSGRREVYARKLDINSLNPIIRNELFNRVNKNNFNLQRSMSASNLMGNIKYGGDICYSSNNINFNGINKIDRNNMSSNQYYKIDFDKNCDFSYNPGVRNNMRQVPRSMSRNNNRHSNKNSNGLQFTKSLNSNNKIGMSNNGAFNFSKNVCHSSNPIKGMNNNSNGVSTFNLKEIIVKGRNRSGMTRNGLNSSNRLHSGKQLNFDRNSQFQKSKGNNNYGYINDMKNEFKNKEQLYKYQSGSRENIRSNDYRSLNNSNSIPPSRNLSPSVGSVDGISTYVVEYLGDDERKISDRSFTNELNNMGENIGSNYSFSGDMRR